One window from the genome of Equus quagga isolate Etosha38 chromosome 6, UCLA_HA_Equagga_1.0, whole genome shotgun sequence encodes:
- the SPRYD7 gene encoding SPRY domain-containing protein 7 has protein sequence MAASVFCCLRCCRDGGTGHIPLKEMPAVQLDTQHMGTDVVIVKNGRRICGTGGCLASAPLHQNKSYFEFKIQSTGIWGVGVATQKVNLNQIPLGRDVHSLVMRNDGALYHNNEEKNRLPANSLPQEGDVVGITYDHVELNVYLNGKNMHCPASGVRGTVYPVVYVDDSAILDCQFSEFYHTPPPGFEKILFEQQIF, from the exons ATGGCCGCCTCGGTGTTCTGCTGCTTGCGGTGCTGTAGGGACGGCGGGACGGGCCACATCCCTCTGAAGGAGATGCCGGCCGTGCAGCTAGACACGCAGCACATGG GAACAGATGTCGTCATTGTGAAAAATGGGAGAAGAATATGTGGAACAGGAGGTTGTTTAGCCAGTGCACCTCTACATCAAAACAAAAGCTACTTTGAATTCAAAATCCAGTCCACAG GAATATGGGGTGTTGGCGTTGCAACTCAGAAAGTTAACTTGAATCAGATTCCTCTGGGCCGAGATGTGCACAGTCTGGTGATGAGAAATGATGGGGCGCTGTACCACAACAACGAGGAGAAAAACAGGCTGCCGGCAAACAGCCTTCCTCAGGAGGGAGACGTAGTG gGTATTACATATGACCATGTAGAATTAAATGTGTATTTGAATGGAAAAAACATGCATTGTCCCGCATCAGGCGTACGAGGGACGGTGTATCCAGTTGTTTATG TTGATGACAGTGCAATTTTGGATTGCCAGTTCAGTGAATTTTATCATACTCCTCCACCtggttttgaaaaaatattatttgaacagCAAATCTTCTGA